Genomic window (Gemmatimonadetes bacterium SCN 70-22):
AGCTGGTCGATCGACTCGGTGAGCGACAGCTCGCTTTGCGAGACGGTGCGGGCGCGCACGCGGGCCGCGTCGAGGCGCGGCCGGATCGCGCCGAGCCACCCGGCGGGGTCGCTCCCGCGCGGCAGCCGGGCGAAGGCCTCGTACTCGGCGCGGCTCCCGAAGGTGAGGAGGCGCGTGTCGGCGAGATACCTGTCGGCGATGTAGAGGCGTGGCCCGATCGCGGCCGCCATTCCGGGGTCGCCCGGGACGCTCACGAGGGTCCCGGCGATCTCGAAGGCCGCGTATCCCAGCTGCAACGTGTCGCCCACCGCGAGGTCGAGGGCGATCAGGATCGAGGGGTCGACCAGCGCCACCTTGCGCTCCTGCAGCCATGCCCAGCGCCCGGCGGGCTCGGTGGTGACCTCGCCGTAGAGCGGGTACGCGTCGGAGACGCCGCGCACCTGCGCCAGCCGCGTCGCCCCCGCCGGGGCGGTCGCCATGCTGGCGAAGGTCGTCTGGCGGGCGAACGTCACCCCGGTCGCGGCCAGCGAATCGAACAGGGCGTTCACCTCCCGGCTCCATCCCTGGCGCGCGGAGAAGGAGACGTCGCCCCCCACCAGCGCGCGCGACTGCGCGCGCACCGAGCGGTTGATGTTGGCGGCGAACGAGTCGATGGCGACGAGCGCCGCCACGCCTAACGAGATGGACGACATGTACAGCAGGAGCCGCCGGCGCGTGGAGCGCGACTCGCGCCACGCCAGCGACAGGAGCGACCACCGCCCGTCGCCCCCCTGTCCCGGACCGGTGGGGGACGTCATGCGCCCCCCGTCGGACGGTCCTCGACGACGACGCCGTCGGCGAGGCGGATGATGCGCTGCGTCCGCTCCGCGAGCCCCAGGTCGTGCGTCACCAGGACGATCGTCGAACCCGACTCCCGGTTGAGCTCCTCGAGGAGGGCGACGATTCGCGCCCCGGTGTGGCCGTCGAGGTTCCCGGTCGGTTCGTCGGCGAACAGGATGCGCGGCTGGTTCACGAAGGCGCGGGCGATGGCGACACGCTGCTGCTCGCCTCCGGACAGCTGCGAGGGAAAGTGGTCCAGGCGGTCGCCGAGTCCCACCCGCTCGAGGAGGGCGCGCGCGCGGGCGGCGGCGCCCCCCTCCCCGCGCAGCTCGAGCGGAACCTGCACGTTCTCGATCGCGGTCAGCGTCGGGATCAATTGAAACGACTGGAAGACGAATCCAACTTTCGCCCCGCGCAGCTGGGCGCGTTGGTCCTCGCTCATCGCGGTGAGGTCGGCGTCGTCCAGGAGCACGGTACCACTGGTCGGGGTATCCAGCCCCGCCAGGAGTCCGAGCAGCGTCGTCTTCCCGCTTCCCGATGGACCGACGATCGCCACCAGCGCTCCCTGTGGCACCCGGAACGAGACGTCGCGCAACACCGTAAGTCGATGGGTGCCGCTGTCGAATTCCTTCGTGAGACCCCGAGCCTCGAGCATGAAAGTCCGGTTGAAAGTGAGCGTCGCCGCCTGCCTGCTGGCCACGGCCTGTGCCGGGGGCGAGGGGGCGAAAGATACCGCGGCACGCGCCGCCGCCCCTGCCGCCGTCGGGGATGAACGCGCCGACGCGATGTCTGGTGCCGCATCGTCGCCGGAGGCGCCGCGGGGAACCGCCACCAGCGGGCGCCCGACGGTCCTCGTCGTCGGGACATCGCTCACCGCGGGGCTCGGGCTCGACCCCGACAGCGCGTATCCCGCCGTCCTGCAGCGCATGGCCGACAGTGCCGGGTACGCGGTGCGCGTCGTGAACGCGGGGCTGAGCGGCGAGACGTCGGCCGGGGCGTTGCGGCGACTGGAGTGGCTCCTGCGGCAGCCGGCGGCGGTGGTGATGATCGAGACCGGGGCGAACGACGGGCTGCGCGGGCTCGACGTCGACTCGACCCGGGCCAACCTGACGGCGATCGTCCGCGAGGTGAAGCGGGCCCTCCCCGCTGCGGCCGTCCTGCTGGTGCAGATGGAGGCGCCGCCCAACCTGGGCGACGACTACACGCGGCGCTTCCGGGAGAACTACCCGCTGGTGGCCAGGCGGGAGGGGGCGGCGCTCGTCCCCTTCCTCCTGGCGGGGGTGGCGGGTGACCGCCGCCTGAACCAGGCGGACGGGATCCACCCGACGGAGGCGGGGGCGCGGGTCGTGGCGCGGAACGTCTGGCCGACGCTGGAGCCATACCTCGCGCGCCTTGCCAAGTAGGCCCCTCTTGGCTAAAATCAGAGGCTGTCGAAACTTACGTAT
Coding sequences:
- a CDS encoding ABC transporter, which encodes MLEARGLTKEFDSGTHRLTVLRDVSFRVPQGALVAIVGPSGSGKTTLLGLLAGLDTPTSGTVLLDDADLTAMSEDQRAQLRGAKVGFVFQSFQLIPTLTAIENVQVPLELRGEGGAAARARALLERVGLGDRLDHFPSQLSGGEQQRVAIARAFVNQPRILFADEPTGNLDGHTGARIVALLEELNRESGSTIVLVTHDLGLAERTQRIIRLADGVVVEDRPTGGA